In Paraburkholderia phenazinium, the following are encoded in one genomic region:
- a CDS encoding efflux RND transporter permease subunit codes for MNLSRPFIERPVATTLLSLGVALAGVFAFIKLPVAPLPQVDFPTISVQASLPGASPDTVANSVASPLERHLGQIADVTEMTSQSTVGSARVTLQFGLDRDINGAARDVQAAINAARADLPSSLRSNPTYHKVNPADAPILILALTSHTLPRAKLYDLASTILAQSLSQLPGIGEVDVNGSANPAVRVELNPTALYHYGIGLEDVRAALASANANSPKGTIESYGQRYQLYANDQARIADQYKDLIVAYRNGAGVKLSDVGEIVDSVEDLRNLGLARNNQPAVLVMLYRQPGANIISTVDSVRKQIEQLKPALPADVDVIEASDRSTTIRASLRDTEATLIIAVGLVILVVFVFLGSARAALIPSAAVPVSIVGTFGFMYLFGYSIDNLSLMALTIATGFVVDDAIVVLENIARHMEAGMPRMQAALLGAREVGFTVLSISISLVAVFIPILLMSGIIGRLFREFAVTLSLAIAVSLVVSLTTTPVMCSRLLRTAGPKTSTRLGRVFAVPLQRLNDGYARSLEWSLRHPFLLLMTLLVTIALNVFLYVTIPKGFFPQEDTGRLTGGIQADQSTSFQAMEPKLRQVMKIIGDDPAVENVVGFTGGRQTNTGSVYVALKPLSQRSETADEVIARLRPKLNAVPGGRLFLQSVQDIRVGGRQSNAQYQFTLLGDSTAELYTWAPRLTQALQNVPELEDVNSDQQQGGLEADVDIDRGTAARLGITPAQIDNTLYDAYGQRLVSTIYNPLNQYYVVMEVAPRYWQYPQTLDELYVSTSGGTPSGTQSTNAVAGTVSTPTSPASSSSSSTASTATTAAAIATDSARNLAINSLAASGHSSASAGASVSTALETMIPFSAFARWNPGHTPLGVNHQGNFVATTISFNLPPNEPLSTAVAAIDRTMAEIRMPGSIHGGFQGTARTFQQSLSDEPLLILAALAAVYIVLGILYESYAHPLTILSTLPSAGVGALLALMAFHVEFTVMSLIGVILLIGIVKKNAIMMVDFAIDAERGGMTPRDAIYRASLMRFRPIMMTTCAALLGALPLAFGHGEGADLRRPLGISIVGGLIVSQLLTLYTTPVVYLYIDRLQSWMRSRGRHRAPA; via the coding sequence ATGAATCTCTCACGTCCCTTTATCGAACGCCCCGTTGCGACCACGCTGCTTTCGTTGGGCGTAGCGCTCGCCGGTGTCTTCGCGTTTATCAAGCTCCCTGTCGCGCCGCTGCCGCAGGTCGACTTCCCGACTATTTCCGTGCAGGCGAGCCTGCCGGGCGCGAGTCCCGATACGGTGGCCAACAGCGTCGCGAGTCCGCTTGAACGGCACCTCGGACAGATTGCCGACGTGACGGAGATGACGTCGCAAAGCACGGTGGGTTCCGCGCGCGTAACGCTGCAGTTCGGTCTGGATCGCGACATCAACGGCGCGGCGCGCGACGTGCAGGCGGCCATCAATGCCGCGCGCGCCGATCTGCCATCCAGCCTGCGCAGCAATCCGACCTATCACAAGGTCAATCCCGCCGACGCGCCGATCCTGATTCTCGCGCTCACCTCGCACACGCTACCGCGCGCGAAGCTCTACGATCTGGCCTCGACGATCCTCGCGCAATCGTTGTCGCAATTGCCGGGCATCGGCGAGGTCGACGTCAACGGTTCGGCCAATCCGGCGGTGCGCGTCGAGCTGAATCCAACAGCGCTCTATCACTACGGCATCGGCCTCGAAGACGTGCGGGCCGCGCTCGCCTCGGCGAACGCCAACAGCCCCAAAGGCACCATCGAAAGTTACGGTCAGCGCTATCAGCTCTACGCCAACGATCAGGCGCGCATCGCGGACCAGTACAAGGATCTGATCGTCGCATATCGCAACGGCGCGGGGGTCAAGCTCTCCGACGTCGGCGAGATCGTCGATTCGGTCGAGGACCTGCGCAACCTCGGCCTCGCGCGCAACAACCAGCCGGCCGTGCTGGTGATGCTGTACCGTCAGCCGGGCGCCAATATCATCAGCACCGTGGACAGCGTGCGCAAGCAGATCGAGCAACTGAAGCCCGCGCTGCCCGCCGACGTCGACGTGATCGAAGCATCCGACCGCTCCACGACGATCCGCGCCTCGCTGCGCGACACGGAGGCGACGCTGATTATTGCGGTGGGCCTCGTGATCCTCGTCGTGTTCGTCTTCCTCGGCAGCGCACGCGCGGCGCTGATTCCGAGCGCGGCCGTGCCGGTGTCGATCGTCGGCACCTTCGGTTTCATGTACCTGTTCGGCTATTCGATCGACAACCTCTCGCTGATGGCGTTGACCATCGCCACCGGCTTCGTGGTCGACGACGCGATCGTCGTGCTGGAAAACATCGCCCGCCACATGGAGGCCGGCATGCCGCGCATGCAGGCGGCGCTGCTCGGCGCACGCGAGGTGGGCTTTACGGTGCTGTCGATTTCGATCTCGCTCGTCGCGGTGTTCATCCCGATCCTGCTGATGAGCGGTATCATCGGACGCCTGTTCCGCGAATTCGCGGTGACGCTGTCGCTCGCCATCGCGGTGTCGCTGGTCGTCTCGCTGACCACCACGCCCGTGATGTGCTCGCGCCTTTTGCGGACCGCCGGACCGAAGACGTCCACCCGCCTCGGCCGCGTCTTCGCCGTGCCGTTGCAGCGTCTGAACGACGGCTATGCCCGCTCGCTCGAATGGTCGCTGCGCCATCCGTTTCTGCTGCTCATGACGCTGCTCGTCACGATTGCGCTGAACGTCTTCCTGTACGTGACGATTCCCAAAGGGTTTTTCCCGCAGGAAGACACGGGGCGCCTGACCGGCGGCATCCAGGCCGACCAGAGCACCTCGTTCCAGGCGATGGAACCGAAGCTCAGACAGGTCATGAAAATCATCGGCGACGATCCGGCCGTGGAAAACGTGGTCGGCTTCACCGGCGGCAGGCAGACCAACACCGGTTCCGTTTACGTGGCGCTCAAGCCGCTGTCACAACGCAGCGAAACCGCCGACGAGGTGATCGCCCGGCTGCGCCCGAAGCTCAATGCCGTGCCGGGCGGCCGGCTGTTTTTGCAATCGGTGCAGGACATCCGGGTCGGCGGCCGGCAAAGCAACGCGCAGTATCAGTTCACGCTGCTCGGCGATTCGACCGCCGAGCTCTACACATGGGCACCGCGCCTCACGCAGGCGCTGCAAAACGTGCCCGAACTGGAGGACGTCAACTCGGATCAGCAGCAAGGCGGTCTGGAAGCGGACGTGGATATCGATCGCGGCACCGCCGCGCGTCTGGGCATCACGCCGGCGCAGATCGATAACACGCTCTACGACGCGTACGGCCAGCGGCTCGTGTCGACGATCTATAACCCGCTGAACCAGTACTACGTCGTGATGGAAGTCGCGCCACGCTATTGGCAATATCCGCAGACGCTCGACGAACTGTACGTCAGCACCTCGGGCGGCACGCCGAGCGGCACGCAGTCGACCAATGCCGTGGCGGGCACGGTCTCGACGCCGACGAGCCCGGCCAGTTCCAGCTCCTCCAGCACCGCGAGCACGGCAACCACCGCGGCTGCGATCGCCACCGACTCGGCGCGCAATCTCGCGATCAATTCGCTGGCGGCCAGCGGCCATTCCAGCGCCTCGGCAGGCGCCTCGGTCAGCACCGCGCTGGAGACCATGATTCCGTTCAGCGCCTTCGCCCGCTGGAACCCGGGCCATACGCCGCTCGGCGTCAATCACCAGGGCAACTTCGTCGCCACCACCATCTCGTTCAATCTGCCGCCCAACGAACCGCTCTCCACGGCAGTCGCCGCGATCGATCGAACCATGGCCGAGATTCGCATGCCAGGTTCGATTCACGGCGGCTTTCAGGGCACGGCGCGCACCTTCCAGCAATCGCTATCGGACGAGCCGCTGCTGATTCTGGCGGCGCTCGCAGCCGTGTATATCGTGCTCGGCATCCTCTACGAAAGCTACGCCCACCCGCTGACGATTCTCTCGACGTTGCCTTCGGCAGGCGTCGGTGCACTGCTCGCGCTGATGGCGTTCCATGTCGAATTCACGGTGATGTCGCTGATCGGCGTGATCCTGCTGATCGGCATCGTCAAGAAGAACGCCATCATGATGGTGGACTTCGCCATCGACGCCGAGCGTGGCGGCATGACGCCGCGCGATGCGATCTATCGCGCCAGCCTGATGCGCTTCCGGCCGATCATGATGACGACCTGCGCCGCGCTGCTCGGCGCGCTACCGCTCGCCTTCGGCCACGGCGAGGGTGCGGACCTGCGCAGGCCGCTGGGTATTTCGATTGTCGGCGGCCTGATTGTCAGCCAGTTGCTCACGCTCTACACGACGCCGGTGGTGTATCTGTACATCGACCGCCTGCAGTCCTGGATGCGCTCGCGGGGTCGGCACCGCGCGCCGGCCTGA
- a CDS encoding nuclear transport factor 2 family protein, translated as MPLSPEAVVQRQLDAYNARDLDALIATYADDAQLFEHPATLLASGAAAVRERMAARLQEPNLHAALLNRMVMGNRIVDHERVTRTFPEGPGQIDMLMIYEVEAERIARAWVIAGSRTLDRAG; from the coding sequence CCTGAAGCCGTAGTCCAGCGTCAACTGGACGCCTACAACGCGCGCGATCTCGACGCGCTGATCGCCACCTACGCGGATGACGCCCAGTTATTCGAGCATCCCGCGACGCTGCTCGCCAGCGGCGCTGCCGCGGTGCGCGAACGCATGGCCGCGCGTCTGCAGGAACCCAATCTCCACGCCGCGCTACTCAACCGCATGGTAATGGGCAATCGGATCGTGGACCACGAACGGGTGACCCGTACCTTCCCGGAAGGACCCGGCCAGATCGACATGCTGATGATCTACGAGGTGGAGGCGGAGCGTATCGCACGGGCGTGGGTGATCGCCGGCAGCCGTACGCTCGATCGCGCCGGTTAG